One Tistrella mobilis DNA segment encodes these proteins:
- a CDS encoding DUF6925 family protein, which produces MPHASISAYEDAAGPLIGRLLADPAQAWSTGSFGAIAEFMRDADEPLSVDAAEDPERRRLATDRGAIAITLRSDVRPLAYETPSSDGVGWSSAIAFCLPEAAAAGPTRTVVTELGPDADAVRPEDRNGILFDLGLGIPHTEACLRASTPEALSVLRGLAGRLLLGEDPGPRRAAAATGAHRVFMTRLARIEVFQAVPKTGETSPEGPHTHLLPKLLAAGRAASANTPIPDGLVAGLTLHACNPLRDALGRPRAFDPIAHQAFQELMTAHGDPRVLALRQRFLAALQDGMAPDALVDDGDQDARHLRATLRVALRQARQTQAARAAVLDAWSDAIDPAARGRTPDTVCG; this is translated from the coding sequence ATGCCTCACGCATCCATCTCCGCATATGAGGATGCAGCAGGCCCGCTGATCGGACGGCTTCTGGCCGATCCGGCCCAGGCCTGGAGCACAGGCAGCTTCGGCGCCATCGCCGAGTTCATGCGCGATGCCGACGAGCCGCTGTCGGTCGATGCCGCAGAGGACCCCGAGCGCCGCCGGCTGGCGACTGACCGTGGTGCCATCGCCATCACGCTGCGGAGCGATGTCCGGCCGCTGGCCTACGAGACCCCGTCCTCCGACGGCGTCGGCTGGTCGTCGGCCATCGCTTTCTGCCTGCCCGAAGCCGCCGCCGCCGGGCCGACCCGGACGGTGGTCACCGAACTCGGCCCCGATGCGGATGCCGTGCGGCCGGAAGACCGGAACGGCATCCTGTTCGATCTGGGCCTCGGCATTCCTCATACCGAGGCCTGCCTGCGCGCCTCGACGCCCGAGGCGCTCTCGGTCCTCCGCGGGCTGGCCGGCCGGCTGCTGCTAGGAGAGGATCCGGGGCCGCGCCGAGCCGCCGCAGCCACCGGGGCCCATCGGGTCTTTATGACCCGCCTGGCAAGGATCGAGGTATTTCAGGCTGTTCCGAAGACGGGGGAAACCTCTCCCGAAGGACCCCACACCCATCTTCTGCCGAAGCTGCTGGCCGCCGGTCGCGCCGCCTCCGCCAATACGCCGATCCCCGACGGGTTGGTCGCCGGTCTGACGCTGCATGCGTGCAATCCGCTGCGCGATGCCCTCGGTCGGCCGCGCGCTTTCGACCCGATCGCTCATCAGGCCTTTCAGGAATTGATGACGGCGCATGGCGATCCGCGGGTGCTGGCGCTGCGTCAGCGGTTCCTGGCCGCACTGCAGGACGGGATGGCCCCGGACGCCCTGGTCGATGACGGGGATCAGGATGCCCGGCATCTGCGGGCGACGCTTCGCGTGGCTCTGCGTCAGGCGCGCCAGACGCAGGCGGCCAGAGCGGCTGTTCTCGATGCCTGGAGCGATGCAATCGATCCCGCCGCCCGTGGGCGGACTCCGGACACCGTCTGCGGCTGA